One segment of Ureibacillus thermophilus DNA contains the following:
- the sigB gene encoding RNA polymerase sigma factor SigB, with protein MSTKSQLLRPEEEINSAILEYQKTEDEELLTKIVLYYENLVESIAKKYSYGKSLYDDVFQVGMLGLLGAIKRYDSSIGKKFEAFAVPTIIGEIKRFLRDKTWDVHVPRRIKELGPKIKSAVEHLTIQLQHSPSIPEIAEYLGVEVEEVLEAMEIGKNYQALSIDHSIESDADGSSVTLLEMLGQEDDGYELTNKRIIFSEIINVLSERERKIIQLTFLEQLSQKEAGEMLGISQMHVSRIQRKAIEKLKSAISANSGVSI; from the coding sequence ATGTCCACAAAATCCCAATTACTTAGGCCGGAAGAAGAAATAAATTCTGCAATTCTTGAGTATCAAAAAACCGAAGATGAAGAGCTTCTCACAAAGATTGTTCTTTACTATGAGAACTTAGTAGAATCAATCGCGAAAAAATATTCCTATGGCAAATCCCTTTATGACGATGTCTTTCAAGTAGGAATGTTAGGCTTATTGGGAGCAATCAAACGTTACGATTCTTCTATTGGCAAGAAGTTTGAAGCTTTTGCTGTTCCAACAATCATTGGAGAAATCAAACGTTTTTTGCGGGATAAAACTTGGGATGTACACGTTCCACGACGCATAAAAGAATTAGGCCCAAAGATAAAATCCGCAGTAGAACACTTAACAATTCAATTGCAACATTCTCCATCCATTCCTGAAATTGCAGAATACTTAGGAGTGGAAGTGGAAGAAGTATTGGAAGCAATGGAAATCGGTAAAAATTATCAAGCTTTATCAATTGACCATTCTATTGAATCAGACGCAGATGGAAGCTCAGTAACATTGTTAGAAATGCTTGGACAAGAAGACGATGGATATGAGCTAACCAATAAAAGAATTATTTTCTCTGAAATTATTAATGTATTATCTGAGAGAGAAAGAAAAATCATCCAACTTACCTTTTTGGAACAATTAAGCCAAAAAGAGGCTGGGGAAATGTTAGGAATTTCTCAAATGCATGTGTCTCGTATTCAAAGAAAGGCAATTGAAAAATTAAAAAGTGCTATTTCGGCTAATAGTGGTGTTTCAATTTAA
- the rsbW gene encoding anti-sigma B factor RsbW — protein MNVFDYVEIRIPAKPQYVSVIRLSISGLATRLGFLYDEIEDMKIAVSEAVTNVVQHAYQGTDEGEVVIGCALYKEKMEIMVSDYGNGFNFEEIKSKIGPYREDENITSLREGGLGFYLMETLMDEVRVNNEGGVTVFMTKYVAREQVNKNVHKIPIT, from the coding sequence ATGAATGTATTTGACTATGTAGAAATTCGAATACCTGCTAAACCGCAATATGTAAGCGTCATTCGTTTATCAATTTCCGGATTGGCTACTCGATTAGGATTTCTATACGATGAAATAGAAGATATGAAAATTGCGGTAAGTGAAGCGGTGACCAATGTCGTACAGCACGCCTATCAAGGGACTGATGAAGGGGAAGTGGTCATCGGTTGCGCATTATATAAAGAAAAAATGGAAATTATGGTTTCCGATTATGGAAACGGATTTAACTTTGAAGAGATTAAATCCAAAATTGGTCCTTATCGGGAGGATGAAAATATTACAAGTCTGCGAGAAGGCGGACTTGGGTTTTATCTAATGGAAACTTTAATGGACGAGGTGAGAGTGAACAATGAAGGTGGAGTTACTGTTTTCATGACGAAATATGTCGCAAGAGAGCAGGTGAATAAGAATGTCCACAAAATCCCAATTACTTAG
- a CDS encoding STAS domain-containing protein — protein sequence MNVNVQFREEENQIYGIIEGELDTFTAPILKEELDELSIKENMNVELDLSRVTYMDSTGLGVFVAFYKKVLKENANLKLVRLSSRLARLFDITGLSELMDIETDKKVEPANECI from the coding sequence ATGAATGTCAATGTACAGTTTCGGGAAGAAGAAAATCAAATATATGGAATCATCGAGGGGGAACTTGATACTTTTACAGCTCCTATTTTAAAGGAGGAGCTTGATGAACTTTCAATTAAAGAAAATATGAATGTGGAGTTGGATTTATCGAGAGTTACCTATATGGATAGCACAGGACTAGGGGTCTTCGTTGCATTTTATAAGAAAGTATTAAAAGAAAATGCAAATTTGAAATTGGTACGCCTATCTAGTCGCTTAGCGAGGCTTTTTGACATCACAGGGCTAAGTGAATTAATGGACATAGAAACTGACAAAAAGGTGGAACCTGCCAATGAATGTATTTGA
- a CDS encoding PP2C family protein-serine/threonine phosphatase, whose product MKELKVQYEKVLSDYLLNQNESNLYIGQNLVRELMRSNVSPEDLVSIHKQSLENIVPNLPESVLNSFDFLIEVMVHFGLKLKEHQSLILKQEEIRIEIEFAAKILNLLLETKIPKPIGLDIGMVSVPVRKMNGDYVHFMHDDGNYLSVAVTDVVGKGVPAALCMSMVKYGLDTLEYANNNPSYVLEVLNRIIEKSVDDSMFVSMFYGRYDLANDIFTYGSAGHEPALYFNSKEQTFIDLDSKGLLLGVLPGIKYSQKDIQLSENDFIIMFTDGVTEFRNYIEKFDSRTYIKELAKSLKHFSAQEMCDKIFENLNKLNNYQLEDDFTIVILKKY is encoded by the coding sequence TTGAAGGAATTAAAAGTTCAATACGAAAAAGTGTTGTCGGATTATTTATTAAATCAAAATGAAAGCAATTTATATATTGGTCAAAATCTTGTGCGAGAATTGATGCGAAGCAATGTTTCACCTGAAGATTTAGTAAGTATTCATAAACAGTCGCTCGAAAATATTGTTCCTAATCTTCCTGAATCGGTTTTGAATTCATTTGATTTTTTGATTGAAGTAATGGTTCATTTTGGTTTGAAGTTGAAAGAACATCAAAGTTTAATATTAAAGCAAGAAGAAATACGAATTGAAATTGAGTTTGCTGCAAAAATTCTAAATTTATTGCTTGAAACCAAAATTCCCAAACCTATTGGACTTGATATTGGAATGGTTTCTGTACCTGTTCGGAAAATGAATGGAGATTATGTTCATTTTATGCATGATGATGGAAATTATTTAAGTGTTGCGGTTACAGATGTAGTAGGAAAAGGGGTGCCAGCAGCACTTTGCATGTCCATGGTGAAATATGGCTTGGATACATTGGAGTATGCCAATAACAATCCATCCTATGTATTGGAAGTGTTAAACCGCATCATTGAAAAAAGCGTTGATGATAGCATGTTTGTATCGATGTTTTATGGACGATATGATTTAGCTAATGATATATTTACCTATGGTTCGGCAGGGCATGAACCTGCCCTTTACTTTAATTCAAAGGAGCAAACATTCATAGACTTGGATTCAAAAGGATTGTTATTGGGGGTATTGCCGGGAATCAAATATTCACAAAAGGATATTCAACTGTCGGAAAATGATTTTATCATCATGTTTACAGATGGAGTGACAGAATTTCGGAATTATATAGAAAAATTTGATTCCCGTACATATATAAAAGAATTAGCGAAATCATTAAAACATTTCAGCGCTCAAGAGATGTGTGATAAAATATTTGAAAATTTAAATAAATTAAACAATTACCAATTAGAGGATGATTTTACAATTGTCATTCTCAAAAAATATTAA
- a CDS encoding anti-sigma regulatory factor: protein MCNHPTVKIVTELDIVAARQLTRDMAKEIGFGVVDQARIATATSELAKNIYLYATTGEIIVQKIEKDGQKGIAITAIDNGPGIENPHKILEEGYTKSSAQVAGIKGVKRLMDSIQINSVLGKGTVIRAEKWLK, encoded by the coding sequence ATGTGCAATCACCCGACAGTAAAAATTGTGACAGAGCTGGATATTGTTGCAGCACGTCAATTAACCAGAGATATGGCGAAAGAAATTGGATTTGGAGTAGTCGATCAAGCAAGAATAGCTACAGCAACAAGCGAATTGGCAAAGAATATATATTTATATGCCACCACAGGCGAAATCATTGTTCAGAAAATAGAAAAAGATGGGCAAAAGGGAATTGCCATCACTGCAATAGATAATGGACCGGGCATTGAAAATCCCCATAAAATTTTGGAAGAAGGCTATACAAAATCCAGTGCGCAAGTTGCCGGAATAAAAGGTGTAAAGCGATTAATGGATTCGATCCAAATCAATTCGGTGCTAGGAAAAGGAACTGTGATCAGGGCTGAAAAGTGGCTGAAATAG
- a CDS encoding type II toxin-antitoxin system PemK/MazF family toxin, with protein MIVKRGDVFFADLSPVVGSEQGGTRPVLIIQNDIGNRFSPTVIIAAITAQIQKAKLPTHVEIDAKKYGFERDSVILLEQLRTIDKSRLTDRITHLDDELMEKVDIALEISLGLIKF; from the coding sequence TTGATTGTAAAACGTGGGGACGTTTTCTTTGCAGATTTGTCACCTGTAGTTGGTTCTGAACAAGGTGGCACTAGGCCTGTTTTGATTATCCAAAATGACATTGGTAATCGATTCAGTCCAACGGTTATTATTGCAGCAATAACTGCACAAATTCAAAAAGCGAAATTACCAACTCACGTCGAAATCGATGCAAAAAAGTACGGTTTTGAACGTGATTCGGTAATTTTGCTTGAGCAATTGCGTACGATTGATAAGTCCAGATTAACAGATCGAATAACCCATTTAGACGATGAGTTGATGGAAAAAGTCGACATTGCTTTAGAAATTAGTCTAGGGTTAATTAAATTTTGA
- the alr gene encoding alanine racemase, with product MRTNKHFRPTKAIIDLNAIKYNVSQLKKHIQPNVKIIAVVKANAYGHGDVEVAKAALEAGASMLAVATPEEALHVRKHLPEPEILVLGYSPTSFAEYAANENITLAVYSYDWVEEAEKICSKPLKLHIKVDTGMHRIGVTTEKQLRSLYEKIKLSDHLIFDGIFTHFATADEEEDAYFKKQVDKFEQFLKALPEKPRLVHVANTATALIKDARLQYDAVRFGISMYGLAPSEYVKGKLPYPLKPAFSLETELVAIKQIEPGESVGYGAAFTAEKPTYIGTLPIGYADGLIRKFSGQDVLIDGKRVPIVGRICMDQCMIALPTAYNIGEKVVLIGKQKDEEITIDEWAAKVGTINYEVPCIITSRVPRIYNI from the coding sequence ATGCGTACCAATAAGCACTTCCGTCCAACAAAAGCAATCATTGATTTAAATGCAATTAAATACAATGTTTCTCAATTGAAAAAACATATTCAACCCAATGTGAAAATTATAGCAGTGGTAAAGGCGAATGCTTATGGACATGGAGATGTCGAAGTTGCGAAGGCAGCTCTTGAAGCAGGAGCCAGCATGCTTGCTGTCGCTACTCCAGAAGAAGCGCTTCATGTTCGTAAGCATTTACCTGAACCTGAAATTTTAGTATTAGGCTATTCGCCAACTTCCTTTGCAGAATATGCAGCGAATGAAAATATTACATTAGCCGTATATTCATATGATTGGGTTGAAGAAGCTGAAAAAATCTGTAGTAAGCCATTAAAACTACATATTAAAGTTGATACTGGAATGCATCGCATAGGAGTAACAACCGAAAAACAATTGCGCTCACTGTATGAAAAAATTAAACTCTCTGATCATTTGATTTTCGATGGAATTTTTACTCACTTTGCAACGGCTGATGAAGAAGAGGATGCTTATTTCAAAAAACAAGTGGATAAATTTGAACAATTTTTAAAAGCCTTGCCTGAAAAACCAAGACTTGTGCATGTTGCAAATACTGCAACAGCGTTAATCAAAGATGCACGGTTACAATATGATGCAGTACGTTTCGGCATATCCATGTATGGTTTGGCACCTTCCGAATATGTCAAAGGGAAACTGCCTTATCCACTAAAACCTGCTTTTTCATTAGAAACGGAATTAGTTGCCATTAAACAAATTGAGCCAGGTGAGTCTGTCGGTTACGGTGCTGCTTTTACCGCAGAAAAACCGACTTATATTGGTACACTGCCAATTGGCTATGCAGATGGATTAATTAGGAAATTTAGCGGACAGGATGTTTTAATTGATGGGAAAAGAGTTCCTATTGTGGGCAGAATTTGTATGGACCAATGTATGATTGCTTTACCTACTGCATATAATATAGGTGAAAAAGTTGTATTAATTGGAAAACAAAAAGATGAAGAAATTACGATTGATGAGTGGGCTGCCAAAGTAGGTACTATTAACTACGAAGTTCCTTGCATCATCACCTCTAGAGTACCCAGAATCTACAATATTTAA
- a CDS encoding LolA family protein, with product MKQKVIIFFVLLLSVIVLGACGKDSKEEVLEKLHEKWAEGKGYELEATMEIKTGDEQRVYDVNVWHTQPDFYRVQVSQQDENVTQMIIRNKEGVFVVTPSLKKTYKFQSEWPKQNSQPYLIGALAEDLLADENVQMEETENSYIFTAATRNNHKSIMPTQKVTVDKKTLLPKAVSILNEAEEEQMLITFKKIDLNVQHKEKEYAVEQFTNDKEENVATEEKESTDFQTYYPVLAWDNTTLVDEKRIENEDGVQRVILTFEGDKSFTLVQEPIELGETSTIPVFQPGELLDLGFTIGAITDHSISFEKDGVSFFIASNDLTQDEMIEVAASITAGSLK from the coding sequence TTGAAACAGAAAGTTATCATATTTTTCGTTTTGCTGTTAAGCGTCATTGTACTTGGTGCTTGTGGTAAAGATTCGAAGGAAGAAGTTTTAGAGAAGTTGCATGAAAAATGGGCGGAAGGAAAAGGATATGAATTAGAGGCTACAATGGAAATTAAAACTGGCGATGAGCAAAGGGTGTACGATGTCAATGTATGGCATACGCAGCCTGACTTTTATCGGGTACAAGTGTCTCAACAGGATGAAAATGTAACGCAAATGATTATACGCAATAAAGAAGGCGTGTTTGTTGTTACACCTTCTCTCAAGAAAACGTACAAGTTCCAAAGCGAGTGGCCAAAACAAAACAGCCAGCCATATTTAATTGGGGCATTGGCTGAAGACTTATTGGCAGATGAAAATGTCCAAATGGAGGAAACAGAAAACAGTTACATCTTTACTGCGGCAACAAGAAATAACCATAAGAGCATCATGCCTACACAAAAAGTAACTGTTGATAAGAAAACGCTGCTTCCAAAAGCTGTTTCAATTTTAAATGAAGCTGAAGAAGAACAAATGCTCATTACCTTTAAAAAGATTGATTTAAATGTACAACATAAAGAAAAAGAATATGCAGTGGAACAATTTACAAATGACAAAGAAGAAAATGTAGCAACAGAAGAAAAGGAAAGCACAGATTTCCAAACATATTATCCTGTGTTGGCTTGGGATAACACTACTTTAGTGGATGAAAAAAGAATTGAAAATGAAGATGGCGTACAACGGGTGATTTTAACTTTTGAAGGGGATAAGTCCTTCACATTAGTACAAGAACCTATTGAATTAGGAGAAACTTCAACAATTCCAGTGTTCCAACCTGGAGAATTATTAGATTTAGGATTCACAATCGGTGCAATCACAGATCATTCCATCAGTTTTGAAAAAGATGGCGTTTCTTTCTTCATTGCTTCCAATGATTTAACACAAGACGAAATGATTGAAGTGGCAGCTTCCATTACGGCAGGTAGTCTGAAGTAA
- the acpS gene encoding holo-ACP synthase, which produces MIKGIGLDIVEIERIKELMNRSDKFHKRILSERELNIFKSLSDKRKCEFLAGRFAAKEAFSKANGTGIREGCEFHQIEILNDALGKPELYFHGQAVNGFVSITHSRDYAAAQVILMSS; this is translated from the coding sequence ATGATAAAGGGAATCGGACTAGATATAGTAGAAATTGAACGAATCAAAGAATTAATGAATCGCAGCGATAAATTTCATAAGCGTATTTTATCAGAACGGGAGTTGAATATTTTTAAGTCTCTTTCGGATAAAAGAAAATGTGAATTTTTAGCAGGGCGATTTGCAGCAAAGGAAGCTTTCTCCAAAGCTAATGGAACTGGAATAAGGGAGGGATGTGAATTTCATCAAATTGAGATTTTAAACGATGCATTGGGAAAACCGGAACTTTATTTTCATGGCCAAGCTGTCAATGGTTTTGTCAGCATTACCCATTCTAGGGATTATGCTGCAGCTCAAGTGATTCTTATGAGTTCATAA
- a CDS encoding rhomboid family intramembrane serine protease, with protein MFVRTENFRQYIKYYPVVSTMIALNLIIYLLTLIPVIGNTIFYLGMSVNWLIAEGEWWRVITSIFLHAGFFHVLFNMFSLFLFGPELERIAGKLRFITIYLLSGLFGNVATFLLQSGDYATVGASGAIYGIFGSYAALVYYTRKTMPQLKQIIMPIIIIGLIMTFLQPNINIYAHISGLLTGFLLGLAYFSPKNILRWRMK; from the coding sequence ATGTTTGTTCGCACAGAGAATTTCAGGCAATATATCAAATATTATCCTGTTGTTTCAACGATGATTGCGCTAAATTTAATCATTTATTTGCTCACATTGATTCCGGTGATTGGCAATACCATTTTTTACTTAGGGATGAGCGTGAATTGGCTGATTGCTGAAGGTGAATGGTGGAGGGTCATTACTTCTATTTTTTTGCATGCAGGATTCTTTCATGTTTTATTTAATATGTTTTCATTATTTTTATTCGGCCCGGAGTTGGAAAGAATTGCTGGTAAGTTGCGTTTTATCACCATTTATTTGCTTTCAGGATTATTTGGAAATGTTGCAACATTTCTTTTGCAATCCGGAGATTATGCCACTGTAGGTGCGAGTGGAGCCATTTACGGTATTTTTGGATCCTATGCAGCACTTGTCTACTATACTAGAAAAACAATGCCGCAGCTGAAGCAAATCATTATGCCAATCATTATCATTGGATTAATTATGACTTTTTTGCAGCCAAATATTAACATTTATGCCCACATTAGTGGATTGCTTACTGGGTTCTTGTTAGGGCTTGCCTACTTCTCACCAAAAAATATATTACGTTGGCGGATGAAATAA
- a CDS encoding PH domain-containing protein: protein MMYKKYKLHPVSAVINFLKGIKELLIPLFLVLIANGFHSNADEANIWEYIPMLVFLAVLILYLISGIIKWLTFVYWFEENELRVEYGLFVKKKRYIPFDRIQSFNYKESIFHRLFGLVEVSVETAGSTDGRPEAVFTAITRDAANIIEKETKKAKVEQKQDDEVAHSVSSEEALQEVRVIHKMSTKDLMLLATTSNSIGVVIAGVAALFSQIVDVIPTDWIMEELSAMIEFGIMFIAVLIFIAFFIAWILSIIITFINYYDFTVVQENDRIIITRGLLERKRFIIPIHRVQGIKIIENPLRQLIQCATVVVESASWGFGKGETNILLFPIISKSEMLNPLKQLFPHLTFELDREFVRPPRKSKPHFYRVYILCALPMVGLCSYFFYPYGLLSIYIVFLIYFLGLWQFQTNGYRIIGNQLILRYRVINCVTFIAEKKRIQVIQRKQHYFQKKKSIATVQATVMSGASGATAKVAHLNESDVDEILSWFERRKEMEKEDGT, encoded by the coding sequence ATGATGTATAAAAAATATAAACTTCATCCGGTGTCGGCCGTTATTAATTTTTTAAAAGGCATTAAAGAATTATTGATTCCATTGTTTCTTGTATTGATTGCAAACGGTTTTCATAGTAATGCGGATGAGGCAAATATATGGGAATATATCCCGATGCTCGTTTTTTTGGCAGTCCTCATCTTATACTTAATCTCAGGAATTATAAAATGGCTGACTTTTGTTTATTGGTTTGAAGAGAATGAGCTGAGGGTGGAATATGGGTTATTCGTGAAAAAGAAGCGATATATTCCCTTTGATCGGATCCAAAGCTTCAATTATAAAGAGTCTATCTTTCATCGGTTGTTTGGTCTTGTGGAAGTTTCTGTGGAAACTGCAGGAAGCACAGATGGTAGGCCGGAAGCAGTCTTTACGGCTATTACAAGAGATGCTGCGAACATAATAGAAAAAGAGACGAAAAAAGCAAAGGTTGAACAAAAGCAGGATGATGAAGTGGCGCATTCTGTTTCTTCGGAGGAAGCTCTCCAAGAAGTCCGAGTAATCCATAAAATGTCAACAAAGGATTTAATGCTTCTAGCCACTACTTCTAATAGCATCGGCGTTGTAATTGCAGGGGTAGCGGCATTATTTTCGCAAATTGTAGATGTTATTCCTACTGATTGGATTATGGAAGAGTTGTCGGCAATGATTGAATTTGGCATAATGTTTATCGCTGTTCTTATTTTTATTGCGTTTTTCATTGCTTGGATACTATCAATCATCATTACATTCATTAATTATTATGATTTTACAGTGGTTCAGGAAAATGACCGGATTATTATTACGCGCGGGTTGCTTGAAAGAAAGCGGTTCATCATCCCGATCCATCGCGTTCAAGGAATTAAAATCATCGAAAATCCTTTACGGCAATTAATTCAATGTGCAACGGTTGTCGTTGAAAGCGCCAGTTGGGGATTCGGGAAAGGCGAAACAAATATCCTTTTGTTTCCAATTATATCGAAAAGCGAAATGTTGAACCCGCTAAAGCAGTTGTTTCCGCATTTGACATTTGAACTTGATAGAGAGTTTGTTCGTCCGCCAAGAAAATCTAAACCGCATTTTTATAGAGTGTATATCCTTTGCGCACTTCCAATGGTCGGTTTATGTTCTTATTTCTTTTATCCCTATGGTTTATTGTCCATTTACATTGTATTTCTTATTTACTTTCTAGGATTGTGGCAGTTTCAGACGAATGGCTATCGGATTATAGGAAATCAGTTGATTTTAAGATATCGAGTGATCAATTGTGTGACATTTATTGCTGAAAAGAAACGCATTCAAGTAATCCAAAGAAAACAACATTACTTTCAGAAAAAGAAAAGCATTGCTACAGTTCAGGCTACTGTGATGTCCGGGGCTAGCGGTGCCACGGCAAAAGTAGCTCATTTAAATGAATCGGATGTGGATGAGATTCTTTCGTGGTTTGAACGGAGGAAGGAAATGGAAAAAGAGGATGGGACATAA
- a CDS encoding PH domain-containing protein: protein MRREPEYQIPRKGLTVWRLYGFIYTFFLSIIAGVLCFFTYKWNWFHIVYYVAIAVVIIVGFALIWLFPKIRWNHWRYEVREQEIEIQSGLFVVKRTLIPMVRVQHVDTTQGPILKKYDLANIAISTAATTHVIPMLITEEADRLRARISELARVAEDDV from the coding sequence ATGAGACGAGAACCTGAATATCAAATTCCCCGTAAAGGTTTAACAGTTTGGCGATTATATGGTTTCATTTATACTTTTTTTCTATCCATCATAGCAGGGGTTCTTTGTTTTTTTACATATAAATGGAATTGGTTCCATATTGTTTATTACGTTGCAATTGCTGTGGTGATCATTGTTGGTTTTGCCTTAATTTGGCTTTTTCCAAAAATCCGATGGAATCATTGGCGATATGAGGTAAGGGAACAGGAAATTGAAATTCAAAGCGGCCTTTTCGTTGTAAAAAGAACTTTAATCCCAATGGTGCGTGTGCAGCATGTGGATACTACCCAAGGTCCAATTTTAAAAAAATATGATTTGGCAAATATTGCGATTTCCACAGCCGCTACGACCCATGTGATTCCGATGTTGATTACAGAAGAAGCTGACCGTTTGCGGGCAAGAATTTCTGAATTGGCAAGGGTGGCTGAAGATGATGTATAA
- a CDS encoding long-chain-fatty-acid--CoA ligase produces MNVPLVLTHFLDRAVALYGEKEAIIGYEGDRRYTYREFNHRVNQLSRGLQSLGIQKYDKVAYLAPNTIEMLEGFYGIYQVGGVMVPLNIRLKPEDYLFILNHSESKVLFVDQELYHLIEPIKSKLTSVKTIIVHNQDDKTNEINYDEWLASFDGSSFERVELDENDECSLLYTSGTTGNPKGVLLTHRNNYLHALSSMHFLRVTDQDVYLHVLPMFHVNGWGSPFYYTANGATHVTLRKVAADQIFDAIQKYNVTVIHMAPTVLNTLLQYYDQHKPEIPKNVRVVIAGSAPPPAFVERVEKDLGWEFIQVYGMTESSPLSLGSRILSPYLDLPEKEKMRLKAKAGTPFIGTEVKVVDENGEEVPHDGKTMGEIIVRGHGVMKGYWKNETATLETIVDGWLHTGDVGTIDEKGYIDITDRKKDIIISGGENISSIEVEGVLYEHPAVKEAAVIAVPHEKWGETPHAIVVVKEGHSVTEQELIDFTRSKLAHFKAITGASFVDELPKTASGKIQKVQLRKQYIESIQKV; encoded by the coding sequence ATGAATGTACCTTTAGTTTTAACTCATTTTTTAGATCGTGCCGTAGCATTATATGGAGAAAAAGAAGCCATCATCGGTTATGAAGGGGATCGCCGGTACACGTATCGCGAATTTAATCATCGGGTAAACCAACTTTCAAGAGGGCTTCAATCATTAGGCATTCAAAAATATGATAAAGTAGCTTATCTCGCTCCAAACACAATTGAAATGCTTGAGGGTTTCTACGGCATCTATCAAGTTGGCGGAGTGATGGTGCCTTTAAATATTCGTTTAAAACCAGAAGATTATCTTTTTATATTAAATCATAGTGAATCAAAAGTATTGTTTGTGGATCAAGAGCTATATCATTTAATTGAGCCGATTAAATCAAAACTCACTAGTGTAAAAACCATTATTGTTCACAATCAAGACGACAAAACGAATGAAATCAACTATGATGAATGGCTCGCTTCTTTTGATGGTTCATCCTTCGAACGGGTTGAACTGGATGAAAACGATGAATGCAGCTTATTATACACAAGCGGAACAACTGGCAATCCAAAAGGCGTACTCCTTACTCATCGAAACAACTATTTGCATGCTTTAAGCTCCATGCATTTCTTGCGCGTAACGGATCAAGACGTCTATTTGCATGTCTTGCCAATGTTCCATGTAAACGGATGGGGTTCTCCATTCTACTATACTGCCAATGGTGCCACTCATGTCACTCTGAGAAAAGTGGCAGCTGACCAAATTTTTGATGCCATTCAAAAATATAACGTCACAGTCATTCACATGGCGCCGACTGTTTTAAACACATTATTGCAATATTACGATCAACACAAACCGGAAATTCCTAAAAATGTAAGAGTTGTTATCGCTGGTTCTGCTCCGCCTCCAGCTTTCGTTGAACGTGTTGAAAAAGACTTAGGATGGGAATTCATCCAAGTATATGGAATGACAGAATCTTCGCCGCTTAGCCTAGGTTCTCGCATTTTATCTCCATATTTAGATTTGCCGGAAAAAGAAAAAATGCGCTTGAAAGCAAAAGCAGGGACACCATTCATCGGCACGGAAGTCAAAGTGGTGGATGAAAACGGTGAAGAAGTACCTCATGACGGCAAAACAATGGGTGAAATCATCGTTCGGGGCCATGGCGTCATGAAAGGCTATTGGAAAAACGAAACTGCTACGTTGGAAACAATCGTAGACGGCTGGCTTCATACAGGCGATGTAGGTACAATCGATGAAAAAGGCTATATCGATATTACAGACCGCAAGAAAGACATCATCATCAGCGGCGGCGAAAACATTTCTTCCATCGAAGTGGAAGGCGTATTATATGAACATCCTGCTGTGAAAGAAGCAGCCGTGATTGCTGTACCTCACGAAAAATGGGGAGAAACTCCTCATGCCATCGTAGTAGTAAAAGAAGGACACAGCGTAACAGAACAAGAACTAATTGATTTCACACGTTCTAAATTGGCTCATTTTAAAGCCATTACAGGCGCTTCTTTTGTGGATGAATTGCCTAAAACAGCATCCGGTAAAATCCAAAAAGTGCAGTTGCGAAAACAGTATATCGAATCCATTCAAAAAGTATAA